GCGGCTCGGGGGCACCCCGGTCGTGCAGGGCGCGTCGGGGCCCGACCTGGGCGGCGACACCCGCGACGTGCTGGCCGAGTGCGGCTACGACGACGACGCGATCGAGCGGCTGCTGGCCGACGGCGTGGTCGCCACCGACGTACCGGCCCCGGCCGGGGCCGGCAGCCCGGTCCCCGACCCGGACTGAGGATCCCCGGCCCTCCGACCTCCGACCACCACCGCACCGAGCAGGAGAACCATGAGCATCGAGACCGGCGTGACCGCCACCCTCGCCCGCACCGTCGGCGACGAGCACTGCACCACCCGCGGCCAGTACGACATCTTCTCCACGCCCAACCTCGTGCTGCTGATCGAGGAGGCCGCGATCGAGGCCCTGGCGCCCCACCTGGCGGCCGACCAGGACTCGGTCGGCAGCCGGGTCGACGTCTCCCACGTGGCCCCGACCCTCAAGGGACAGCAGGTCACGGCCGTCGCGACGGTGACCGGCGTCGACCGCCGGCGGGTGACCTTCGAGGTCGAGATCTCCGACGACGTCGAGGTCATCGGCCGCGCCACCCACGAGCGGTTCGTCGTCGACGTCCCCAAGCTCGAGGCCCGGCTCGCCGAGAAGCGCGAGGGCCTGACGTGACTCACCCGATCACTCCCCAGGGCGCGCGGCGCCGACCCATCCACCGAAAGAGGAACACGATGACCCGCTCACGCATCACCTCCACCGCCTGCATCCTCGCCTCCGCCGCCCTCGTGACGACGGGCTGCGCCGGGCCCACGCCAGCCAGCGAGGGGGGTGAGTGGACGCCCGAGGGCGACATGACGATGGTCGTGCCGTTCGCGGCGGGTGGCGGCAGCGACCTCTCCGGCCGGGCGATGGCCGCCGGTCTCGAGGGCGTGCAGGACGGGCTCAACGTCGCCGTGGAGAACCGCGACGGCGCCTCCGGCGCGGTCGGCTACTCCTACTTCCTCACCAAGGAGGGCGACCCCAACTACGTGCTCGCCACCGAGACCGCGCTGCTCGCGCTGCCGCTGACCCAGGACGTGGAGTTCGACTACACCAGCTTCACGCCGATCATGAAGGTCGGCGAGGACTTCACGCTGCTGGTGGTCGACGCCGACTCGCCGTACGAGACCTGCACCGACGTCGTCGACGCCGCCAAGAGCGAGCGCGTGATCGCCGGCATCTCGGGCGAGACCGGCCTGGACAACGTGGTGTTCACCCTCACCGAGCAGCAGATGGACGTCGAGTTCGACCGGGTCCCCTTCGAGTCCGGCAGCGAGCTCACCGCCGCCCTGCTCGGCGGCACCGTCGACATCGCCTCCCTCAACCCCGGCGAGGTGATCGGCCAGCTCGAGTCCGGTGACATCAAGGCCCTGTGCGCCTACGCGGACGAACGCTACGACTACCCCGAGCTCTCCGACATCCCCACCGCCAAGGAGCAGGGCATCGACGTCAGCTTCGCCCAGTTCCGCGGGCTGCTCGCCACCGGCGGGATCACCGAGAGCGAGAAGCAGGGCTGGATCGAGGCTGCGGAGGCCTTCGCCGACAGCGACGCCTACACCGAGTACGTCGAGAGCAACTACCTGCAGCCGGTGACGGCCTTCGGTGACGACTTCACCTCCTACCTCGAGTCCAACAGCGAGACCCTCGCAGGAGTCCTCGAGTGACACGCCACCTCAGCCTGGCGCGCAGCGGCGAGGTCCTCGTCTACCTCCTGCTGACCGTCGTCGGCCTGGTCGCCGTCGTGATGGGCCGTGGCTACGGCATCACCATCGAGGGCGGCCGGGTCGGGCCGGGCATGGTGCCGGTCGTGGCCGGCGGCTCGGTCGCGGTCCTGAGCGCGATCCTGCTGGCGCAGGCCGTGCGCCGGGCGGCGGCGGAGGCGCTGGACGCCGTACCCGTCCTGGACAGCGTGCAGGACGCCGACGACCAGGAGACCGACATCTTCGGCCGAACGGAGAAGGAGCGGGTCCGCCAGCTGTGGACCGTCTTCGGGCTGCTGCTGGCCACGCTCTTCCTCGTGACCTGGGTGGGCTTCCTGATCGCCTTCGGCCTGTTCATCTTCGTGGTCTCGACCTTCGTCGAGAAGCGCAAGCCGCTGGGGTCCGCGCTCGTAGCCGTGGCCGCCTGCACCTTCATCTACCTCGTCTTCGAGCTGTTCCTGCGCGTACCCCTGCCGCAGGGCCTGCTCGGGGTGTAGCGGACCGGGAGCCGACATGCTCGACAACCTCGCCCTGGGCTTCAGCACCGCGCTGACCCCGGAGAACCTGCTCTGGTGCTTCGTCGGCGTGCTCGCCGGCACCGTCATCGGGCTGCTGCCCGGCCTCGGGTCCAGCACCGGAGTCGCGGTGCTGATCCCGCTGACGCTGACCCTCGAGCCGGTGACCGCGCTGATCATGCTCGCCGGCATCTACTACGGCTCGCAGTACGGCGGCACCATCACCTCGGTGCTGATCTCGACACCGGGCGAGGCCGCGAGCGTGGTGACGACGCTCGACGGCTACCAGATGGCGAGGCAGGGCAGAGCGGGGTCCGCGCTGGCGATCGCCGCGATCGGCTCGTTCGTGGCGGCGATCTTCTCGCTGCTGCTGCTCGCCCTGGTCGCGCCGCCCATCGCCGACGTGGCCCTGCAGTTCGGGCCACCCGAGAACCTCGCGGTGATGATCCTCGGCTTCGCCACGATCATCAGCTTCTCGGGCGACTCCCGGATCAAGGGCCTGGCGATGGCCATGCTCGGCGTGCTGCTGGCGACCGTCGGGGTCCCCGCGGCCGGGGGCGAGGCCCGGTTCACCTTCGGCGACGTCAACCTGCTGGCCGGCATCCCGTACGTCGAGGTGATGATCGGCCTGTTCGCCGTCGGCGAGGTGATGTACCAGATCCGGGTCGGGGCGGACGCGCCGATCCAGGCGAGCTTCAAGGACATGACCATCACCCGCAAGGAGATCAGGCAGTCAGGTCCGGCGATCGGGCGCGGCAGCGTGCTGGGCTTCCTGCTGGGCTGCCTCCCGGGCGCCGGCTCGACGCTCGCCTCGTTCATGGCGTACGGCGTCGAGAAGCGGGTCTCGAAGAACGGCGACCAGTTCGGCAAGGGCGCCATCGAAGGCGTGGCAGCACCCGAGAGCGCCAACAACGCGGCCGCCAACGCCAACTTCATCCCGACCCTGACCCTGGGCATCCCCGGCGGTGCGACCACGGCCGTGCTGCTCGGCGCCTTCACCGTCTACGGCATCCAGCCGGGCCCGCTGCTCTTCGAGGAGCAGCCCGCCCTCGTGTGGGGCCTGCTGGCGTCCTTCTTCATCGGCAACGTGATGCTGCTGGTGCTGAACCTGCCGATGGCACCGGCGTTCGCGCAGATCCTGCGTGTCCCGTACGCCTACATGTACCCGCTGATCCTGCTCACCAGCTTCGTCGGCGCCTACTCCATCGACAACAACTACTTCAGCGTCTGGCTGGTCTTCGTCTTCGGCGTCGTCGGCTACTTCATGAAGCGCTACGACCTGCCCATGGCCCCGCTCGTGCTCGGCCTGGTGATCGGGTCGCTCTTCGAGAAGACGCTGGTGCAGACCTCCGCGGTCGGTGACGGTGACCTCGGCATCCTGTTCACCCGACCGATCTCGGCGGGCGTGCTGCTGCTGGCCTTCCTGTTCCTGGCCGGCCCGCCGCTGTTCCGCCTGGCGCTCCGCCTCACCGGCCGTTCCGCACACACGGCCGACTCCCTGACCGATCCCATGAAGCTCGACCGTTCGAAGGACGACCACCATGTCTGATCAGCTGCTCACCGAACGCCGGGGTGACATCCTCCTCGTCACGTTCAACCGCCCCGAGGCCCACAACGCGATGACGTGGGAGATGTACGACGGGCTCGTCGCCGCGTGCGAGGCCGCGGATGCCGACGACGAGGTCCGCTCGATGGTGCTCCACGGCGCCGGCGGCAAGGCGTTCATCGCCGGCACCGACATCGCCCAGTTCCGTGAGTTCTCCTCGGGCGCCGACGGGGTCGCCTACGAGGAGAGGATCGCGGCCGTCACCGACCGCCTCGAGCGGGTGCGCAAGCCCACCGTCGCCGCGATCGACGGCTACTGCATCGGCGGCGGCCTGGTGATCGCGTCGGTCTGCGACCTGCGGATCGCCACCACCACCGCCAAGTTCGGCGCCCCGATCGCCCGCACCCTCGGCAACTGCCTGTCGATGAACACCTACTCGCTGCTGGTCCACCACCTCGGCCCCGCCCGCACGCTCGACATGCTCCTGCGCGGCCGCTCGATCGACGCCGCCTCCGCGCTGGCGGCCGGGTTCGTCTCCGAGGTGTGCGAGTCCGACGAGCTCGACGCGCGGGTCACCGAGACCACCGACGTGCTCGCCTCTCACGCGCCGCTGACGATGTGGGCGACCAAGGAGGCCGTACGCCGGCTGCGGACCGCCTCGATCCCCGACGGCGACGACATCGTGTCGACCGTCTTCGGCAGCGAGGACTTCCGGCACGGCGTCGCCAGCTTCATGGCCAAGCAGAAGCCGACGTGGAGCGGCCGGTGACCGCCGCCGAGGACCTGCCCCTGGCCGGAACGCTGGTCGTCGACCTCTCCCGGGCGCTCGCCGGGCCGCACGCCGCGATGATGCTGGGCGACATGGGGGCCCGGGTGATCAAGGTCGAGTCACCCGGCACCGGGGACGACGCGCGCGGCTGGGGCCCACCGTTCGTCGGACCGGAGGACGACCCGCAGTCGACGTACTTCATGTCGGCCAACCGCAACAAGGAGTCGGTCCAGCTCGACCTCAAGAGCGAGGAGGGCCGGGCGACGCTCGGCGAGCTGCTGCGCCGGGCCGACGTGCTGGTCGAGAACTTCCGTCCCGGCGTGCTCGACCGGCTGGGCTTCCCGCCCGCGGCGCTGCACGAGGCGAACCCCGGCCTGGTGGTGCTCTCCATCTCCGGCTTCGGGCACGACGGCCCCGAGGGCGGCCGCGCAGGCTACGACCAGATCGCGCAGGGCGAGGCCGGGCTGATGTCGCTGACCGGACCCGGTCCCGGCTCCCCCACCCGCGTCGGGGTCCCGATCGGCGACCTGCTCGCCGGGATCTACGGCGCGTACGGCGTCGCCACCGCGCTCGCCGCCCGCGCCCGCACCGGTCGCGGCACCGTCGTCCGGACCTCGCTGCTCGCCGCGCTCGTCGGCGTCCACGCCTTCCAGGGCACCCGCCACACCGTCGCGGGCGAGGTGCCGCAGGCCCAGGGCAACCACCACCCGACGATCTCGCCCTACGGCGCCTTCGGCTGCCGCGACGGGATGCTGCAGATCGCGGTCGGCAACGACGCGCAGTGGCTGCGGCTGCTCGACGTGCTGGACCTGCCGGGCGACGACCCCCGCTTCACGACCAACGGCGAGCGTCGCGAGCGCCGCGAGGAGCTCACCAAGGTGATCGAGGACGTCCTGATGACCGAGGACCGCGACACCTGGCTGGCCCGGCTCGCCGAGGCCGGCGTGCCGGCCGGGGCGATCCGCACCCTCGACGAGGTGTACGCCTGGGACCAGGCGCGCTCCCAGGGGCTGCTGGTGGAGGTGGACCACCCCACGGCGGGCCGGATCGGCCTGCCGGGACCGGCGCTGCGCCTGTTCGACACCGACGGCGAGGAGGTCCGGCGCGAGCACCGGCCCCCGCCGCTGCTGGCCGAGCACGACGACGCGGTCCGTGCCTGGCTCGAGGAGAAGCAGTGATCCCGGACGCGGAGGACGCCCCGGCGCACACGCTGATGCGGGGCGCCGGGGGCTGGCACTACCGCGACGCCGACGGCTTCCGGTCGCTGCCCGCGGGCACGACGCTCTCCACGCTGCTGGCCCTCCCCGCGGCGCGGCTGCGGGAGGACCTGGCCGCCGCCCCCGAGGGAGCGGCCCCGGAGGCTGTGCTCGCGCCCGTCGACCCCCACACCGAGGTCTGGGCCGCCGGGGTGACGTACGAGACCTCCCGCGCCGGCCGTGCCGAGGAGAGCGCCCACGCGGACCTCTACCTCGACGTCTACGACGCCGACCGGCCCGAGCTGTTCTTCAAGGCCGTCGGCTGGCGGGTCCGCGGACCGGGCGAGACGGTGGGGATCCGGGCCGACTCGACGTGGGACGTCCCGGAACCCGAGCTCGCCCTGGTGTGCAACGCGGTCGGCGAGGTCGTCGGCCACACCGCCTGCAACGACGTGAGCTCGCGCAGCATCGAGGGCGCGAACCCGCTCTACCTCCCCCAGGCCAAGGTCTACCGGCACTCCTGCGCCCTGGGCCCGTGGATCCGGATGGCCTGGGCCGTCGCCGACCCCTACGCCCTGGGCATCGAGGCCGAGATCCGTCGCGCCGGCAGGACCACCTGGTCGGGCGCCACCTCGACCGCCTCGATCCACCGTCGCTTCCCCGACCTCACCGGCGCGCTGTTCGCCGGCGACCACTACCCCCATGGCGTCGTCCTCGCCACCGGCACCTCCGCGGTCCCCGAGTCCGACGTCACCCTCGCCGAGGGTGACGTGGTGACGGTGCGTGTCGAGGAGGTCGGCGCCCTGACCAACCCCGTCGTCCGGGTCGGACCCGGCACACCAGAGGAGTCACGATGAGCCACACCCCCCTGTTCACCGGCGTCGGCGTCGCGCTGGTCACGCTGTTCGACGACGAGGGAGCCGTCGACGCCCGCGCCACGGCCGACCTCGCCCTCGAGCTGGTCGGCGCCGGGATGCGCTCGGTCGTCGTCACCGGCACGACCGGGGAGGCGGCAGCACTCTCGGCCGAGGAACGGGTCGCGGTCGTCCGCGCCGTTCGCGAGGCCGTTCCGACCGACGTACCCGTCGTCGCCGGCACCGGCGCTCCCACGGGACGGACCGCCGCCGGCTTCACCCGGGACGCCCTCGCGGCCGGGGCCGACGCCGTCCTGGTGCTCTCGCCGCACGGAGTCGTCGACCCGCGCCCCTACTTCGACCAGGTGGTCCGCGCCGCCGACGGTGGCCACGTGCTCGGCTACCACTTCCCGGCGTTCGCCGCCCCCGGGATCGAGGTGCCGGTGCTCGCCGAGCTCGGCATCGACGGCGTCAAGGACTCCAGCGGCGACGCCGAGCGGCTGCTGCGCGAGGTGACCGAGCTGGACGGGCTCCCGGTCTACGTCGGCTCCTCGGCGGTCCTCGTCCAGGCCGGCGCAACCGGCGTCGCGGGGGCGATCCTCACGATGGCCAACGCCGAGCCCGAGCTCTGCGTACGCGCCTTCGCCGGCGACGGCGACGCCCAGCGCGAGCTGATGACGGCCCACCTCGTCGGCACCCGCGACCTGCCCGACGGCATCAAGGCACTGGTCGCCAAGCGCTTCGGCACGAGCACCGTCGCACGGGTGGGACGGTGAGCGCGCCGCTGCTGGTCCCCTTCGGCGGAGCCACGCCGGAGGTCCACGACGGCGCCTTCGTCGCCCCCGGCGCGACCCTGGTCGGGGCGGTCACGCTCCACGACGGCTCATCCGTCTGGTACGGCGCGGTGCTGCGGGCCGATGCCGAGCCGATCACGCTCGGGGAGGGCAGCAACGTCCAGGACGGCTGTGTCGTCCACACCGACACCGGCTTCCCGGTGACCCTCGGCCGCGACGTCAACGTCGGCCACGGCGCGGTGCTCCACGGCTGCACGATCGGTGACGAGGTGCTGGTGGGCATGGGCTCGCGGATCCTCAACGGCGCGCGGATCGGCGACCGCTGCCTGGTCGCCGCCGGGGCGGTCGTCCTCGAGGGCGCCGACATCCCGGCCGGCAGCCTCGTGGCCGGGGTCCCCGCCAAGGTGCGCCGCGAGCTGACCGCCGAGGAGGCCGACGGCCTGCGCGACAACGCCGTGCTCTACCACGGCCTGCGCGAGCAGCACCGCGAGGCGACGAGCGCCCCATGAGCGACTGGCTGGAGGAGCTCCGCGGGCTGCTGCCCGCCGACGTGCTCGTCGAGGACCCCGACGTCGTCGCGGCGTACGCCGTCGACCGCGCCGGCCAGGAGCACGGCACCGCCCGGGCACTGGCCCGGGTCCGGACGACCGAGCAGGTCTCGACCTGCCTCGAGGTCGCCGACCGGCACGGCACCCCGGTCGTCACCCGCGGCGCTGGCAGCGGCCTCTGCGGGGGTGCCAACGCCCTCGATGGCTGCCTGCTGCTCTCGACCGAGCGGCTCGACCGCGTCGTCGAGCTCGACCGCGCCAACCGGGTGATGGTGGTGGAGCCGGGGGTGGTCACCGCGACCATCCGCTCCCTAGCCGCCGAGGCAGGTCTCCACTACCCGCCCGACCCGGGCAGCGTCGGCTTCGCCACGATCGGTGGCAACGTCGCGACCAACGCGGGCGGGCTGTGCTGCGTGAAGTACGGCGTGACCGGCGACTTCGTGCGCGCGCTCGAGGTGGTGCTGCCCAGCGGCGAGGTGGTCCGGACCGGGCACCGCACCGTCAAGGGAGTCGCCGGGCTCGACCTCACCAGCCTGCTGGTCGGCTCGGAAGGGGCGCTCGGGGTCATCACCGGCATCACGCTCGGCCTGCTCCCCGCCCCACCGCCGGCAGCGACCGTGGTCGCGACGTTCGACGAGTTCACCGACGCGGGTCGCGCCATCGCCGAGGTGGTCGCGCAGGGGCTCGTCCCCTCCCTGCTCGAGGTGATGGACCGGGCCACCGTGACGGCCGTGGACCGGATGACCGGCATGGGGCTCGGCGAGCCCGCGGCGATGCTGCTCGCGCAGAGCGACACGACCCACGCGGCGGAGGACGCCGAACGGCTGGCCGGGATCTTCACGTCCTGCGGCGCGACCGACATCGCCCACACCGACGACGCCGAGGAGGGCGCCCAGCTGATGGCGGCGCGGCGGCTGGCGTACGAGGCCCTGGAACCGCTCGGCACCCTGCTCGTCGACGACGTCTGCGTGCCGGTCGACCAGCTGCCCGGGTTGATCGCGACCATCGAGCGGATCGCCGACGAGGTCGGGTTGACCATCGCCACCGTCGGCCACGCCGGCGACGGCAACCTGCACCCCAACATCGTCCACGACGGCCACGACCCCGCCTCCGTCGCCGCGGCCCGGAGGGCGTTCGACGCCATCCTCACCGCGGCGCTCGAGGTGGGCGGCACCGTGACCGGTGAGCACGGCGTCGGACGCCTCAAACCGGACTGGGTGGGGCGCGAGGTCGGGCCGGTCTCGGCCCGGCTGCAGGCGGGCATCAAGGAGGTCTTCGACCCCCACGGGATCCTCAACCCCGGCCGGGGCCTGCCGCTCCCCTGACCGTTCGACCCCTGTCGCGTCCGCCGCGACGCCGTTAGGGTCACCGGGATCCCACGGGGCGTTTCGCGAGAGGACTCGGGCATGAGCACGACCCAGGAGACCGGCACCTACCGGACCCTTGACGAGCAGATGGAGCGGCTGACCCCCGCAGAGCAACGTTTCGAGAGGGCCCGGCAGACGATCGGGCTCTTCGTCGGGCCGGTGGTCTTCGTGGTGCTGCTGCTGATCCCGATGCCGATCGACGACAACCAGCAGCGGCTGGCCGCCGTCCTCGGCTTCACGATCGTCTACTGGCTCTCCGAGGCGATCCCGATCCCGGCGACCGCGATCCTGTCGCTCGCGCTCTGCGTGCTGCTGCAGGTGCCGGTGATCCCGTCGGACAGCGACGACTCCGCCTCCGACATCGTCTACGGGTCCTTCGCCTCCGACACGATCTTCCTGTTCATCGGCGCGTTCGTGATCGCGCAGGCGATGAAGACCCACGGCCTGGACCGGCGGTTCGCGTTCCGGGTGCTGTCGCTGCCCGGCGTGGCGTCGTCGACGTACGCCGTGATCATCGCCTTCGGCGCGATCGCCGCCCTGCTCTCCTCGGTCATCTCCAACACCGCCACCGCGGCGATGCTGCTGCCGATCGGCCTCGGCATGATGCGGGCGCTCGGCGACCTGGTGGTCGAGCAGTCCGACGAGGACGCCGACGCGAGCCGGCTCAGGTTCGGCACCGCTCTGATGCTGATGATCTCCTACGGCGCCGGCGTGGGCGGCCTGCTGACGCCGATCGGGACCCCGCCCAACCTGATCGGCATCGCCTTCATCGAGTCCGAGACCGACACCACCATCACGTTCTTCGACTGGGTGATCACGGCCGCCCCCATCGTGCTGCTGATGTTCATCGCGCTCTGCGTGATCCTGATCCTCCTCAACAAGCCGGAGGTGCGGCGGCTCACCGGTGCCGACACCTACATCGCGGAGCAGAAGGCCGAGCTCGGTCGGCTCTCCCGCGGCGAGAAGAACACGCTGGCCGTCTTCGGCGTCGCGGTCACGCTGTGGGTGCTCCCCGGGTTCGTGGCCCTCTTCGCCGGTGACGAGTCCGACGCGTACGCCTGGATCTCGGCGCGCCTCGACGAGGGGACGGTCGCGATCCTGGGAGCGGTGCTGCTGTTCGTGCTCCCCGTCGACTGGGCCCGCCGCCGGTTCACGATGAACTGGAACGAGGCCGTGAAGATCGACTGGGGCACCGTCATCCTCTTCGGCTCCGGCATCGTGCTCGGCACCCTGCTCTCGCAGACCGGGCTCGCCGAGACCCTCGGCACCGGCATCGCCGACAGCCTGGGCGTGACCAGCCTGGTCGCCGTCTCCGCGGTGGCCGCGCTGATCGCGATCGTGATCTCGGAGACGACCTCCAACACCGCGGCCGCGACCATCGTGGTGCCGATCGTGATCCCGATCGCGGCGGCCGCCGGGCTCGACCCCGTGATCCCCGCGCTGTGTGCGGTGTTCGGGGCCTCGTTCGGCTTCATGATGCCGGTCTCCACCCCCCAGAACGCCGTGGTCTACGGCTCCGGGATGATCCCGATCACCAAGATGGTGCGCTCCGGCATCGTCTTCGACGTCATCGGCATCATCCTGATCGTGGCACTGGTGCCGGTGATGGCAGCCGTCAGCGGGATCGTCTGACAGCGACGCCCACCGGCCGTCGCCGGTGGGCCCTTCGGTCCGCCACCCCCGGCCGGTCGACCCTGCCGCCCCTCCCCGAGCACGGGTGAGGCTGGACGGGACGAACCGGCGCGAGGAGGGCGACCATGACCACGACGACCTGGTTGACCCGCGGACTGGTGTCCGTGGCGGCCGTGGCCGCCGCGGTCACCGTGCTGGTCCCCGACCTGCTCTCGGGGACGGCGGTGATGAACGGCTCGGCCCGCGGGACGGCCTGGGTGGTGCTGCTGGTGGCGGTGCCGCTGCTCGGGCTGTCACTGCCCGGGGTGACCCGGGGCTCGCGCCGCGCGCTCGCGCTCGCGACGGGGGCCGTGGCGTACCTGACCTACAACGCGGTGATGTTCGCGTTCGCGACACCGTTCAACCCGGCGTTCCTGCTGTACGTCGCGATGCTCTCGCTCTCCGTGTGGTCGTTGCTGGGCCTGGTCGCCCACGTCCGCGGCCTCGACGTCGACGCCACGCAGGTGGCTCCGCGGTGGACGGGCGTCTACGTGCTGGTGGTCGTCGCCCTCAACACGGCCGCGTGGCTCGGCGTGGTGGTGCCGGCGACGTACGCCGACGAGCCGACCGCCTTCCTCGACGGCACCGGGCTGACCACCAACCCCGTCTTCGTCCAGGACCTCGCCGTGTGGCTCCCGGCGATGGCCTGGCTCGGCCTCGCGCTCGTGCGCCTGCGGCCCGACGTCGTCGTCCTGGCTGCTGCCGGGCTCACCTTCTGGGTGGTGGAGGCGATCGGCGTCGCGGTCGACCAGTGGGCCGGACACCTGGCGGACCCGTCCTCGACGGTCGTCTCCCAGGCGGCCGTACCGGGCTTCGCAGCCCTCGCGGTGGTCGGGACCGTGCCGCTGCTGGTGGTGCTGCGACGGGTCCCGGCCGGGCTCGCTCCTAGCGGTGGCGCCCGGCGTTGAACGCCCAGAGCGTGTAGCTGTCGATCCAGCGGGTGATGCGCTTCACGCTGTTCATGGTGTCTCCCTCGTTCGAGTGCGTGAACCTGTCCCAACGACCCGCCGCGGGCGGGGATTCCGGAACGTCCCGGTGTGCTGCGTCACGGCACGCCCCGAGTCTGTGCGAGGGACGTGGCGTGCCGGTTGACGCGAGGTTTCGTGCTGGTTGCAGCTGGCTCTCGACAGCACCCGACGCGGGGCGTCACACTCACGAGACGCCAGACGCTCGGGAGGGGACGCTCATGGCACTCGTGACGGACGTACGACTGCGACAGCCGCGCACCGACGACCTGGTCGGCGACCGGTTCGTCGTCGCCGGGATCGGCGGCGGCTTCGAGGGGACGATCGGGATCCGCGTGCTCGGCCCACGCGGCAAGGTCCTCGCAGAGGACTCCGCCCAGTCCAGCGGCGGCGGCTTCGGCGTCGGCGACTTCTCGGCCCGCGTCCGTCTGGCGGACCCGCCCCGTGCCGGCACCCGGCTCACGGTGCAGGTCTTCGGCGACAACCCGGGCCTGCCGGACGAGGGC
This genomic interval from Nocardioides euryhalodurans contains the following:
- a CDS encoding FAD-binding oxidoreductase is translated as MSDWLEELRGLLPADVLVEDPDVVAAYAVDRAGQEHGTARALARVRTTEQVSTCLEVADRHGTPVVTRGAGSGLCGGANALDGCLLLSTERLDRVVELDRANRVMVVEPGVVTATIRSLAAEAGLHYPPDPGSVGFATIGGNVATNAGGLCCVKYGVTGDFVRALEVVLPSGEVVRTGHRTVKGVAGLDLTSLLVGSEGALGVITGITLGLLPAPPPAATVVATFDEFTDAGRAIAEVVAQGLVPSLLEVMDRATVTAVDRMTGMGLGEPAAMLLAQSDTTHAAEDAERLAGIFTSCGATDIAHTDDAEEGAQLMAARRLAYEALEPLGTLLVDDVCVPVDQLPGLIATIERIADEVGLTIATVGHAGDGNLHPNIVHDGHDPASVAAARRAFDAILTAALEVGGTVTGEHGVGRLKPDWVGREVGPVSARLQAGIKEVFDPHGILNPGRGLPLP
- a CDS encoding SLC13 family permease, with amino-acid sequence MSTTQETGTYRTLDEQMERLTPAEQRFERARQTIGLFVGPVVFVVLLLIPMPIDDNQQRLAAVLGFTIVYWLSEAIPIPATAILSLALCVLLQVPVIPSDSDDSASDIVYGSFASDTIFLFIGAFVIAQAMKTHGLDRRFAFRVLSLPGVASSTYAVIIAFGAIAALLSSVISNTATAAMLLPIGLGMMRALGDLVVEQSDEDADASRLRFGTALMLMISYGAGVGGLLTPIGTPPNLIGIAFIESETDTTITFFDWVITAAPIVLLMFIALCVILILLNKPEVRRLTGADTYIAEQKAELGRLSRGEKNTLAVFGVAVTLWVLPGFVALFAGDESDAYAWISARLDEGTVAILGAVLLFVLPVDWARRRFTMNWNEAVKIDWGTVILFGSGIVLGTLLSQTGLAETLGTGIADSLGVTSLVAVSAVAALIAIVISETTSNTAAATIVVPIVIPIAAAAGLDPVIPALCAVFGASFGFMMPVSTPQNAVVYGSGMIPITKMVRSGIVFDVIGIILIVALVPVMAAVSGIV
- a CDS encoding Gmad2 immunoglobulin-like domain-containing protein; the encoded protein is MALVTDVRLRQPRTDDLVGDRFVVAGIGGGFEGTIGIRVLGPRGKVLAEDSAQSSGGGFGVGDFSARVRLADPPRAGTRLTVQVFGDNPGLPDEGPSPGFNLREVEVICFPGSRGNLLYRVESGDTLSKIVRKVKDFTKVTVKQVVAANPRIEDPDVIVVGWRLRIPIQD